tgtgtgtgtgtgtatgcatgtgcatttatTAGTAAATGTTTGTAGATTATGACTTGAACGAGTCTATTCTCAAGGtcaacagagtttctctgtgtaacagtcctggctgtcctggaacttgctttgtagtcccggctggcctcgaactcacagagatttgcctgcctctgcctgctgagtgctgggattaaaggtgtgtgccatcatgcctgacttaCAAGGCCAAGTTTTTGAAagctttgaatatatatatatgtacacacacacacacacacacacacacacacacacacacacacatatatatggggAGTTGTATGTCATGACATACATGGGAAGGcgagaagacaacttgtgggaatcaattctctccttctaccatgtaggtcggAGGGATTGAGCTCTCATCATCAGACTTGGTGCAGGCACCTTCATCTTCTGAGTCAGCCATCTGGCTGGCCCTTTCATAAAGTTActattattactgtgtgtatacatgatgtGTGCTATGAGCACATGTGCTCTGTtatgtgtgtgaaagtcagaggacaattttgtggagtaagtactctccttccacttttaaaTTGGGTTGCAAGGATCAAATCAGGTCACTAGACTTGGGAAGtgacctttacctgctgagccatctcactatctCAAAGCCACAactacttctcctcctcctcctccttttcctttttttgttgagacagggtcactctataaagtcctagttgtcctggaacttgtcaagtagaccaggctggtcttctaaaggacctgggttcaattcccaggacccaatGGCAGCTAACAacactctgtaactccagttctaggggacctgacaccaatgtactgaaaataaaaataaataaaatttttaaaaaaggagagaggaagggtcTGGAATAAGCATAAGAGTAAacgctttaaaaataaataaataaatatctgattATAACTGTGGACTGTCCCCAGAGTTGGGACACATACTATACATATAACACCCAGAGGCCACCCACAAATCCTAAAACCTCTGCTTCGATATATTAGTGTCTCATTTGCATAAAGTGCCAGCATGGCCCCCAATTGCTGTATAATTCCTGCATCTACCTACCAAGATGAAAGCAGCTTTTAAGTTTTGATTATCTTTATGTTTCAGAGACATGGCCATGGAGGTTGGTCATAAACTTACCATCCTCCTGCATGTCCCTCAGATTCTGGGGTTGCAGATGGCACTGTGCCTGACTGCCAAAGATGAcgtctattattattattattattattattattattattattattagttttgttttttgaggcagggtttctctgtgtagctttggaggctgtcctgtagaccaggctggccttgaactcacagaaatccacctgcctctgggtgctgggattaaaggtgtgtgccaccgatgCCCCAAGGATGaggttattatttttgttttcaatttgcaAACAGAACCCCTAAACTTAAccaaccaagcaagcaaacacaaagCAAGGCCAGCCTGACGTTTAGCTGAGGGTGCTTTCCATCATGCTCACTCCCTGCCATTTTGGAAAGTTGGGGAGTCAGTGCAACTGTCCCTCCCCCTCAGAGACTAGATGGAAACTCTGCCCCAGGCACTTTCCtagctgttttcctttctccacctcaAACCTGAGCTGTCAACCTCagtcctctttccctttcccttgaGGCTTCCTGGGCTGCCTTCCAAAGGAGCTCCTTGAATACAAACAGGCTGGGTCAACAGTCAGGAGCCTCAGGCGATCTGAGCCTCAAACCTGCTCATGCATCAACAGTGAAAAGCAGTGAAGCTGAGGAGGAGCTACTGCCATTCCTTGCTTGTTTCTTCTCTGTACATACAGTAGTAAAGTGATGACTGGCATTTGAATAGTGTTTCAATCACTTGCAAATTCATTACTCAATGAGCTGTCATTacttgaaatttttgttgttattgaatGGTTGGGGATTTAGCTTAGTCACTGAACACTTTGCCTAACAAGCTGAAGACCCTGGGACTGGTCTGCAACACCCCTCCTGGTGGCTGGAAGAaacttttattattgtgtgtgtatgacgTGTGTGCAAGCACAGGCAGGCTCTTGTGCagaaggacaacttttggaagttggtCTCGCCTTCCACCAAGGGTTCCAGAGATCATGGTCAGGCTATCCAGCTATCCAGGATTGTGCTGTCCGTGTtcttagctgctaagccatcttgccagtccacattttttaaataccttttatagaaaaaaaaaattggagatctgttaggcatggtggcgcatgcctataattccagcatttgggaggtagaagcaagaggatcagaagttcaagaccaccatAGGCTACATTGCATGCTTGAGGTCATCCTGTGCTAcacaagtccctgtctcaaaacccaaaccaaacaaccaatcaacaagcaaccaaacaaacaaaaaccctggagCTGAGAAGATAAGCTCCTGAATTGCTTACTTCAGTTTTACTCAAGTTTTGTGATTGGGGACAGCAGAGGGGGTAAAATCACATTCTCCAACTAACCAAACAGCTTTACAGGCCAGAGCAGCACTTCCATACTAGAATAGTCCAACAACTCTGACCTGTTTTCATTCGTGGAGGCAGTATGGCATATAAATTCAAAAAATCTGGGCTCTTCTCTTAGCTCCACTGTTGCCTGCTATGGCGTCCTAGGCCTCTATGGAGTCTTGCTGCTTCCCACAAATTAGCCTAACTCTGAGAGCCCTCGATGCCTCAGACTTTCAAACAGCAACATTAGCATTTTTGGTCTTACTCTCTAGTTCAGTAAGCATGGATAGTAGTTATTTGAAATTGTAGATAAGGTCTACAGGGCTCTCCCCAGGTTTACTGTTGCCCTCACAAATCCTCATCTTTTGCTCTTCATAGCCTGTGTATCCCACAGGGCAGCTGAGCAGAAGCATGAGGGGCACTCAGGTGTCAGAATCCTTCCGTGGACCTAAAGGAATGAACCTCCATCTGTATACACTCCCAACAGTGCTTCAAGTCCAGGCTTCAACACTACCTTGTTCTGGAAGGTCTCCTGGAAGGAGCCTTGGGCCCTCTAGACCTACAAGCTTTTTAAACTATGACTCATGACCATATGGAGTCATATAActgaaaatctttgttttttcctttcttttcaagacaggtttctttgtgtagttctggTTGTCTTTGAacatactctgtagaccaggctgatcttgaactcacagatatccacctgcttctgccttccaagtgttgggactaaaggtgtgcaccaccaccacctggcttgatctctctctctctctctctctctctctctcatttgactttttaaacatttccacATTCTACAGATCACTTTACCCTGAGAGAGGGAAGACAGACGAGGACTCAATGGTGCATCAGCCTTGGGACCAGAAGGGAAGGCCTGGACCCAGCTGGCAGCAAAGGGGACTTGTGTCTCTGGGATGCTGCCCCACCTCCAGCTGATCGAGTTTGTGGACTCAGTTGCAGGCTCACCCTTAAGATGTTTGTTTTGATTCCCAACTTCTCCTTAGCAAGTAGTCAAAGTTCACATCCCACCTCTTGGATGTCATTAAGTGCCCAGTGTCACAAGTTATTTATCCCAGGAGCCCAAATTCCCTCATGtataaaacagagagagagatactgtACCTACCTCACAAGGTTACTAAAAGGAAACACGGAATCAAAAGCACTTGGCATGTGCCGACATTCTAACAGCTGGCATTGCTTCTAACACCGGAATATATGCTGTGTGTAGCTCTTGCTTTTCACCCCACAGAAGAGGCAAAGGTAGCTGAGTGTGAGATGAGCTACTCACCCTGTTGAATCTGATGACCACAGATGAGGCTGAGCACAGATGAACTATGAACCTATTTATTGCAgtcacaattaaaaaaacaaaacaaaacaaaacaaaaaaaaccatggtgtgttggtgtcttttttttttttttaagtactttcTCTAATATAATTTCCACAAGTGCATTCTTGGACACCAAATTCATCTGAGTTTCCTAGAAACAATTTGTTATATTCATACTGTTACCTAATTTGAAATCAAGTACCTACTAATTTTACTCACCTCTAAAACCGAATCTGATTATATATAGgtttgtaaagaaataaaaaggggggatgAGCAGCATTTGGATTTGATGAACTGTAAAGAattgtttctctgtgagttccaggatagcccaaGCTACATACTAAGACCCTGTATTGACAAGCACTTTCTGTCTGCTAGGTGTGGTGTTCTAGTGTCAAAGTTTCAACAGATTATGGCAGCTATCAAGTTGTCTTTTCCAGCATGATCCATCCAGGTGCAAAGGTTTGTCAAACTATCCATCCTATTGAATCTTCCCAAACCCCACTCTGTATTGTTACAGGGAGAGCTCAGAAATACACACCTGTTGTtctcattaaaaacaattaaGGGGGCCCAGTTAGATGGAGCAGTGGGTaaggatgcttgccaccaagattGAGGAccggagtttgatccctggaaatCACATAAAAGTGTGTCTGCAACACACCTGCCATGGCATGTGCCTCTGCACACACcctaaatacaaaatataaacaaaagccCTTTTGGAGAGCCAAGAGTGACAACACGTATTAATCCTAATGCTTGgacaaactgaggcaggagattgaAAGTACATGGTcagctgggctacataggaaTGAGGTCTcataaaaacccaaaccaaaaccaaattaaaCATTCTGGTAACTTCCCAGGACTTACTGGGATCAAACTGAAATCTCTTTGTGTGACACAAACACTTCATAATCTCGCTTATTTTGTACCCTACTGACACCAGAAGAGTAGTAGGGGAATGCTGGCAAAGGGTCGGATACGATCTCAGACTTTACAGGCAAAATTGTCACTACTATTCAAATCCATGGTTGCAGCATTGAAGCAGCCACAAACAACACATAGACAAAAGAACATggttgctttcttataaaactttcTCAATACTGGGGCTtcagatatagctcagttggtagagttcttgcccagcatgcatggcTTCAGTCCCCAACACTATACAAAGTGGGTACTGAATGGTACACCCATAACCCTACCAccggggaggtagagacaggaggaacagaagttgaaggtcatcttctactacacagtgagttcaaagccatcctggactAGACCGTGTGCCTCACAAAAAAACAACCCTCCCTATAACTTTATCAGCAGTAAGCCAAATCTGATTCACATActagtttttcatttattatttttttttttttttgtattgctaGGAATGGAACCAATGCTTATAGCTGCTAGAAAATATTCTACTGTAgattgtcagaagccagccttggctggCTAGCcgccagctagtctagcatcccacgATGTCAGAaaccagccttggcgaccccccatgcctagctagccaccagccagtctagcatcccacccctcaggttccgggacctggcctgagaagcaactaacacctatcccttcccccacttccttaacacaggagattccggatacctgcctgagagcaattaacattcattcctccccccacctcctttttctctgctttttcctttctctataaaaaccccttgtaataatcaataaagggCCTTGACAAgaaatctgcttggtcccgctctttctttcccgcccattatttgcaggcgtgatccacctcggactcacaaattaccggagccccgcggGACAGGGCAGTAGATATActctactgagctatatccacagcctctaaacttaaaaatatttcaactgggtggtggtggcacacccctttaatcacttgggaggcagaggcaggagaatttctgtgagttcgaggccagcctgatctacaaattgagGACGGGccccaaagctatacagagaaaccctgtctcaagaaaaaaatattgtcttgaaaaaacaagcccaaaatattttttttttcttttcaattaggggctaaagagatggaccagagccgggtgttggtggcgcatgcctttaatcccagcacttgggaggcagaggcaggtggatctctgtgagttcgaggccagtctggtctccagagtgagtgccaggataggctccaaagctacacagagaaaccctgtctccaaaaaacaaaaaacaaaaacaaaaacaaatggaccAGAAGTTaaaaaaacactggctgctcttccagggatcagggtttgattcccagcacccacatggtggctaaccaCCATCTGTAattgcagggtttttttgtgtgtgtgtgcctcaagAAGTCAcatttatgagagagagagagagagagagagagagagagagagagaagagagagagagagagagagagagaacaaaaacaaaaacaagatgtcCATCCCTTGGCTGCCTTCCCTACTCCCTCCAGCTGTTCCTCAGCCCCCCCAGGACTGAACCCTGGCTAGGGCCAGATAGCAGGACAGCCCCTCAAATGAGGTCAGCAACATTGAGGGGCATCTCTTCAATGGCGGTGTTATAGAATGTCTCAATGTCTGGAAGAGTCCTCTTGTCTTCTTCTGTCACCATATTAATAGCCACACCTTTACGGCCAAAGCGACCACCACAACCAATTCGGTGGATGTAGTTTTCCCTGTTGTTGGGAAGGTCATAATTGATGACTAAGGAGACTTGCTGCACATCAATGCCTCTGGCCTAGGTCAAGAAAGATCATAGAGCTGTCAAAGGGTACAATTCTGTCCAAACTGACTTAGGCACACATGTAGGTAGCCAAGTCAGGCAAAGGCAACAAACATCTCTTGTTCCCGAGACCTCAGGCATGCCAGGTTTTCTTCCAAGTTGCTACGTTCCTGCAAGGGGCACTAGTCAGCCCCTTGGATAACTCCAGTTTTTTAATTgacattttttaatataaatttctatttaaattagaaacaatcttgttttacatatcaatcctagttccctctccctcccattgccccccactgacacccccaacccactccccatccattccccagagagggtgaggctttccatgggcaatcatcaaagtctgtcatgtcatttggggcagggcctaggccctcccctgtgtatctaggctgagagagtatccctccacggggaatgggatcccaaagtccacttgtgcactggggataaatactggttccattgtcagaggccctatagactgcccacgcctcctaactaacacctaccttcaggggacctggttcagtcctatgctggttccctggCTGTtagactggggttcatgagctcccacttgctcaggtcagctgtttctgtggatttccccagaatggtcttgacccctttgctcatcacttctccctctcttaaactggattccaggagtttggctcagtgcttagctgtgggtctctgcttctgcttccataagttactggatgaaggctctaagatggcatataaggtagtcatcaatctcattatcggggaaaggcatttaaggtagcctctccatttattgcttagattcttagttggggtcatcattgtggatctctgacatttccctagtccagATTTCtcttaatggctccctctagtaaggtatctcttttcttactctcctctattcttccctggactcaGTGTTCCTGATCACTAAtgttctcctcccacccctcccaatttgctcagatcttgtcctttttcccttctaccttctctggctgtgtggattgtagggaggtaatcctttgctctatgtctaatatccatatatgagtgagtacataccatgcttatctttttgtgactgggttacctcactcaggatagtttcttctagttccatccatttgcctgagtaTTCTAAGATTTCATCGTgtgtttttcctctgagtagtactccattgtgtaaatgtaccacattttatttatccattctttggttgaggggcatctaggttgcttccaggttctgggtattacaaataatgctgctatgaacatagttgagaaaatgtccttgttgtatgaatgtgcatcctttgggtatatgcctaagagtggaattgctggatcttgaggtagactgattcccattttcctgagaaaccaccatactgatttccaaagtggctgtacgagtttgcactcccaccagcagtggaagagtgttcccctttctccacattctctccagaataaactgttgttggttgtaattccagttctaagggGATCCAGGGCCCTCTTTTGGTCTGTGCATgcattgcacacatacacacaggcaaaatacccacacacatgaaaaaaccaaagtaatataaaaaaaggTTTGTCCtaataaactgttttaaaaaatatgtccaACTGGAGGGAGGAGGCTAGAGATGGCTCTGCTCTTAAgtgcactgtctgctcttccagaggactcaggttcaattcccagcatccacatggcagctcacaattgtctgtaactccagttgaaGGGGATCTTGCATCCTTTCctgcctctgagggcacctactctgtgcacacatgcaagcaaaacaacaaaatacataaaaatgaatgagtCTTTAAATCTTTCAAgtgggctggtaagatggcttaggggttaaaggtacttgctgccaagtctagaAACCTGAGTTTGAAAGGATTCCTGCAAGttcttttctgaccttcacatgcatacataattcACAGAATAAATGCACACTACTTTATGTAGGCAATGTTTTCCTGTGTCGGTAGCAGTTCTCAAATAACCACCCAGtctaaataataattataaatgcttggccaaaaACTCAAggtttgttactagctaactcttacatttttcaATTGACCCATATTCCTTATGCTTTGGCATGGGGCtgggtaccttttctcagtatggcatgcccatcttgcttctctgtctGCTCTTGACTCCTGACAATGCCCTTCTTCCTTCCAGGATttctagtctggctctcctgcctaaccaTATCCTGGTCAgccaatcatagtgacatatatcCACTCAATGTAAACTCCACAACTTTAAGTCTTTCAAATttcttaaaaatgaacaaataagtgGCCAAGGAGGTGGGTGGGTCTATGGGTAAAGGCACTCAACAAcaatcctgagttcaatccctgggtctTAGCTGgtggaagaaaactgactcctgcaagatGTCCTCTGAGGGTTATACACGGCACATACAAGCTTTCTTgctatcttacacacacacatactgtgaaTAAAGGTATTTACTACCATGCCTAGCTAAGATGATTTTTTGGAgtaataaaccaaacaaaaaaacaacaacaagaaaaaaggattcagtgggggtgggggtggtgcatgctttttattccagcacttgggaggtagagaggcaggtggatccctgggagttcaaggccagcctggtttacagtgagtcccagtacagccagagatacacagagaaaccctgtcttgaaaaactaccaccaccaccaagaaaaacaacaaaggatttgaagagggggaggaggaattgGAGAAGTCAccagaacacagcccacagaatcaactaagcagggctcataggggctcacaaagactgaagtggcaatcacAGAGCCTGGTGTTTTGAGGTGACTCCtgtttgggacccttttcttcctattgggttgcctggcccagccttgatgtgagggtttgtgccGGATCTTATTGTATcttgatgtgagggtttgtgccttATTGTATCTTGTTGTGCCATGTTCAATTGACGTCtctgggaagcctgctcttttttgggggggagatgGGGGTGGAAAGGAAGGGTGGAACTAGGGAAGAGGGCAGGTGTGGGggctgggaggaatggagggaggggaatctGTGGTTTTAATgtactgtatgagaaaagaataaaaattaaaacaaacacgGATTCAGAAGCCAGGGTTAGTGCtggcatacacctataattctagcatttgggaggttgaaGTAGGATTGCtgttttgaggccagcttgaaccTCGAAGCAAAATTCTGTCTCAAGATGAGTATGGCAGTGTATACCTGAAACCTCCAAAGTTAGGGGGTGAAGGtgggaggatcaggggttcaaggtcattctcagatacaaagtgggttcaaggccagctgggttaTAGCAGACCTAGCTTCGAAACAAACGaacaaatattcatttatttattttttggttgttttttgaaacagggcttcacaatgtaaccttggctgacctggaacttgctatatagaccaggttgcccCCAAACTCATACAGATCctatctctctctacctcccagtgctaggactaaaggtgtacaccaccacacccagctaaatacatacattttaaaaaggagccttggtggagcgatggctcagcagttaagagtgtatactgctcttgcaaggATGGAAATTCAATTCCAAGCACACATAACCACTTCtataaactccagttccagggcatttgacaccccttctggcctccttggataTTCAAGTCTACAAACCTACACCCCTCTCTCCCACATACATGGAGACACTTGAgtgcacaagcatacacacacatacataaacagaaaacaggaaaagagcAGAGTGCTTATATTAACTATTTTAATTACACTGATTAACCTAAACTTTAACTGTTACAGAGAGATGTTccacaaaattcagaaaatactCAGGTTGTGGTTAACAGGAGCCTTTGAAGACTTCAACGTACTGGATGGAATACTTCAAGAATTTCACCGtaagttttcttctctgtgaaaGAATCataaaagattcattttttaagttatgcttaaaaaattctatttcttgGGCTAGAGATGTGGCTCAGGAATAGAACACTTATTGAGTGTGTATGAGGCCACAGGCTTATTCCTCAGCattcaaaaaaacaacaaacaaacaaacaaacaaaaaaccaaataaaggttggggtctggagagatagctcagcagttaggagcacaggttgctcacaactgtctgtgacttcaGTCTGGGGAATCCAACATTTTCTTTTAGCCTCTTTGGTGtgtgcacagatacatacatgggcaaaatattcatacacatgtaataataataatgatgatgatgatgtaagtaaatacataaaaaaagaGGTGGGACCTTGGAATGTGACTAGGTAGTGAGAAGGGGGCATTCAGAATgggtatgtgttttgtttttgttttttttccaagacagggcttctctgtgtagctttgtagaccaggctggcctggaactcacagagctccacctgcctctgcctcccgagtgctgggattaaaggcgtgtgccaccaacgcccagcaaataTGTTCTTATGAAAAGACATTTTATATGGATTCAAGAGATTCTGGTCTACTAAAGAATATGTGGGAGTGCATCAACCAGACAGTACCTGAAGCCATGGACCTGGACACGGACAACATTAATCAGGGAAAATGACACAAAGTAAACAAAGAGGTTTTTCTTTCAATTAACATGAAATACCTTTTTCAGGAAAATCTTCTGGATGTAATTTCATATACCCAAACATGTCATGGTCCCTCACAGCATACCAATACTCCTGacgttttaaaaaaaaatatccaacaaaataaaaggaagtaaCATATAGAAGTTGTCGATGCAAACCTGCAATTGACAAACCCCCAAAGCAAAAATTAGTCAAAGtacataaataatttcatttttatgttataaCCCAGAGAACACCCCTCCAACCCCACCACACAGCCAGATTAAAATTGGCACTTCAGTTCTTCCCTCTTTATATCTTTCTCCATCTCAGAGAATGGCACTACCATTCACCAAAGAGCTGAGCACATTTCCATTTTATAGCCTCTTTTCCACACCCAGACCAGTAGTCCCATCAATTCTACCTGGTAAATAATTCTCCCCCTTCAGGCCGGAGCCACCTGCTCTGATCCAGCTTTAACctggtcatcttttttttttttttcaagacagggtttctctgtgtagctttggagcctatcctggcactcactctggagaccaggctggccttgaactcacggagatccctgcctctgcct
The DNA window shown above is from Cricetulus griseus strain 17A/GY chromosome 3, alternate assembly CriGri-PICRH-1.0, whole genome shotgun sequence and carries:
- the Ndufc2 gene encoding NADH dehydrogenase [ubiquinone] 1 subunit C2, producing the protein MMSGRPGREPFKFLPDESRGLPPPKLNDPRLVYTGFLGYCAGLLNNALKGRPVLKAGLHRQLLYVTSFYFVGYFFLKRQEYWYAVRDHDMFGYMKLHPEDFPEKEKKTYGEILEVFHPVR